A part of Misgurnus anguillicaudatus chromosome 6, ASM2758022v2, whole genome shotgun sequence genomic DNA contains:
- the LOC141364305 gene encoding uncharacterized protein isoform X1 has translation MAPKKYKLYLEPESTDEVPLPKRRTSGGCSTTVPIYDDYTVHHYNIQGSSIADVTTLTLDHETDDSDDNYDSVSTFASDTESEVDAEAFRQTVPDDPDPEMDSILTSVGTTTKAEAVLMIMTYAARHNISGTQLHHLLKLINTLFGKEVVPVSKYLFNKAFKNNSEMLEFHFYCKSCRSYIGTQQNIEEKNITQCLQCSDPLEISTLNSGSFFINVPIAPQIQALLQNPEISNNIAYRYERSKNEHIISDIYDGYMYAQLSKAGELLSDPNNFSFNFNSDGSPLYKSSKFSIWPIQLHLNELPPKIRFQNVMLAGLWFGAREPVMHIFLKPFVNQAKDLVYKGVTWRKNRECITSKIVGLCCCVDSKARPAIQNTTQLNGYFGCGFCLHPGTLVDRQVKYTITTTEYADRDAEGMLSDMELALANNSSVRGVKGPSPLINMPYFDIVWGFVPDYMHAVLLGVIRQLTELLLNNSDQPYYIGSPNIMRVIENRLRNIKPPHLITRLPRPLTDLKFWKASEWRAWLLFYSLPVLNGLLQTCYIKHLSLLVSAVFLLLKEQVSFQDVNLADEMLLEFVVRFQLLYGEASMTFNVHLLTHLAKSVKLWGPLWAHSAFVFENANGELLKLVHGTKCVALQIVNRFLSHSAIPHFTANYTISEHVQKFCLELTEHPKVKKFSTWQDTTVLDGGRVQDVTDAIRVAFLSAERHVPDEVVVHRRMVHKGLLYTSSSYSLSKRRKDCYGKLNDGCNGEILHIISFTSNGNREIALIFRKIHSQPSFPLSQGIAFVPHIKQAGNDFAPVCLISVDSLEQKCLILHTTDHTFICEFPNVYERD, from the exons ATGGCccccaaaaaatataaattgtatctcGAGCCAGAAAGCACAGATGAAGTACCCCTTCCAAAACGCAGAACAAGCGGTGGATGCTCTACT ACCGTACCCATTTATGATGATTACACTGTGCATCACTACAACATTCAAGGTTCCAGTATTGCAGATGTG actACTTTAACATTAGATCATGAAACAGATGACTCTGATGACAACTACGATAGTGTTTCCACTTTTGCAAGTGACACAGAAAGTGAAGTTGACGCTGAGGCATTTCGACAGACTGTCCCTGATGACCCTGACCCAGAAATGGACTCCATACTTACATCTGTAGGTACTACCACAAAAGCAGAGGCAGTTTTGATGATAATGACATATGCGGCTAGACATAACATATCTGGGACTCAACTACACCATTTGTTAAAACTTATAAATACACTTTTTGGCAAAGAGGTGGTACCTGTATCTAAATATCTGTTCAacaaagcatttaaaaataattcagAAATGCTTGAATTTCACTTTTATTGTAAGTCATGTAGATCATACATTGGTACTCAAcaaaatattgaagaaaaaaatattacacagtgcctCCAGTGTAGTGATCCCTTGGAAATCAGTACCCTGAACAGCGGTAGTTTTTTCATCAATGTACCAATTGCACCTCAAATCCAGGCACTACTACAAAATCCTGAAATTTCAAACAACATTGCCTACAGATATGAAAGgtcaaaaaatgaacacattatctCTGACATATATGATGGTTACATGTATGCACAACTTTCAAAAGCTGGTGAACTTCTGTCAGATCCAAACAATTTCTCATTTAATTTCAATTCTGATGGCTCACCCCTGTACAAATCCTCCAAATTTTCAATATGGCCTATACAACTCCACTTGAACGAGCTGCCTCCCAAAATTCGGTTCCAGAATGTGATGTTGGCAGGGCTTTGGTTTGGTGCACGGGAACCAGTTAtgcacatttttcttaaaccaTTTGTTAATCAGGCCAAAGATCTTGTGTACAAAGGTGTAACATGGAGAAAAAACAGAGAATGCATAACTAGTAAAATTGTGGGGCTATGTTGTTGTGTAGATTCAAAAGCCAGACCAGCCATACAGAACACCACACAATTGAATGGATACTTTGGTTGTGGATTTTGTCTGCATCCTGGTACCCTAGTAGACCGCCAGGTGAAGTATACAATAACAACAACTGAATATGCAGACAGAGATGCTGAAGGAATGTTGTCTGATATGGAGCTTGCATTAGCTAACAACAGTAGTGTAAGAGGAGTAAAGGGTCCCTCTCCTCTTATAAACATGCCATACTTTGATATAGTTTGGGGCTTTGTTCCAGACTACATGCATGCAGTCTTACTTGGTGTCATTAGACAGCTCACAGAGCTTCTTTTGAATAATAGTGACCAACCATACTACATTGGAAGCCCCAACATTATGAGAGTCATAGAAAACAGATTAAGGAACATAAAACCACCACATCTCATTACACGACTACCCAGGCCCCTAACAGATCTGAAGTTTTGGAAAGCCTCAGAATGGCGAGCATGGCTTCTGTTCTACAGCCTCCCTGTCTTAAACGGACTGCTCCAAACATGCTACATAAAGCACCTTAGCCTTttggtgtctgctgtatttcTTCTTCTTAAAGAGCAGGTCTCCTTTCAAGATGTCAACCTAGCAGATGAGATGCTTTTAGAATTTGTGGTACGATTTCAGTTGCTCTATGGGGAAGCATCAATGACATTTAATGTGCATCTCCTTACACATCTTGCTAAGTCTGTAAAATTGTGGGGTCCATTGTGGGCACACTCGGCATTTGTATTTGAAAATGCAAATGGTGAGCTGTTAAAACTAGTCCACGGAACCAAATGTGTAGCTCTACAGATTGTTAACAGATTTCTATCACACAGTGCTATACCACACTTTACAGCAAACTATACCATCAGTGAGCATGTTCAGAAGTTCTGTTTAGAACTGACAGAACACCCCAAAGTGAAAAAATTCTCAACATGGCAAGACACAACTGTTCTGGATGGTGGCAGGGTGCAGGATGTAACTGATGCAATAAGAGTTGCATTTCTTTCTGCCGAGAGGCATGTACCCGATGAAGTTGTTGTACACAGAAGAATGGTGCATAAGGGTCTACTGTATACTAGCAGTAGCTACAGCCTAAGTAAAAGAAGGAAAGATTGCTATGGTAAATTAAATGATGGATGTAATGGAGAAATCCTCCACATTATTTCATTTACCTCTAATGGCAACAGAGAAATCGCTTTGATTTTCAGAAAGATTCATTCACAGCCATCTTTCCCACTTTCACAGGGCATAGCTTTTGTTCCACATATCAAACAAGCAGGAAATGATTTTGCACCAGTATGTCTGATTTCAGTGGACAGCTTAGAGCAGAAATGCTTGATTTTGCACACCACTGATCATACTTTCATATGTGAGTTCCCAAATGTGTATGAAAGGGACTAG
- the LOC141364305 gene encoding uncharacterized protein isoform X2 produces MTVPIYDDYTVHHYNIQGSSIADVTTLTLDHETDDSDDNYDSVSTFASDTESEVDAEAFRQTVPDDPDPEMDSILTSVGTTTKAEAVLMIMTYAARHNISGTQLHHLLKLINTLFGKEVVPVSKYLFNKAFKNNSEMLEFHFYCKSCRSYIGTQQNIEEKNITQCLQCSDPLEISTLNSGSFFINVPIAPQIQALLQNPEISNNIAYRYERSKNEHIISDIYDGYMYAQLSKAGELLSDPNNFSFNFNSDGSPLYKSSKFSIWPIQLHLNELPPKIRFQNVMLAGLWFGAREPVMHIFLKPFVNQAKDLVYKGVTWRKNRECITSKIVGLCCCVDSKARPAIQNTTQLNGYFGCGFCLHPGTLVDRQVKYTITTTEYADRDAEGMLSDMELALANNSSVRGVKGPSPLINMPYFDIVWGFVPDYMHAVLLGVIRQLTELLLNNSDQPYYIGSPNIMRVIENRLRNIKPPHLITRLPRPLTDLKFWKASEWRAWLLFYSLPVLNGLLQTCYIKHLSLLVSAVFLLLKEQVSFQDVNLADEMLLEFVVRFQLLYGEASMTFNVHLLTHLAKSVKLWGPLWAHSAFVFENANGELLKLVHGTKCVALQIVNRFLSHSAIPHFTANYTISEHVQKFCLELTEHPKVKKFSTWQDTTVLDGGRVQDVTDAIRVAFLSAERHVPDEVVVHRRMVHKGLLYTSSSYSLSKRRKDCYGKLNDGCNGEILHIISFTSNGNREIALIFRKIHSQPSFPLSQGIAFVPHIKQAGNDFAPVCLISVDSLEQKCLILHTTDHTFICEFPNVYERD; encoded by the exons ATG ACCGTACCCATTTATGATGATTACACTGTGCATCACTACAACATTCAAGGTTCCAGTATTGCAGATGTG actACTTTAACATTAGATCATGAAACAGATGACTCTGATGACAACTACGATAGTGTTTCCACTTTTGCAAGTGACACAGAAAGTGAAGTTGACGCTGAGGCATTTCGACAGACTGTCCCTGATGACCCTGACCCAGAAATGGACTCCATACTTACATCTGTAGGTACTACCACAAAAGCAGAGGCAGTTTTGATGATAATGACATATGCGGCTAGACATAACATATCTGGGACTCAACTACACCATTTGTTAAAACTTATAAATACACTTTTTGGCAAAGAGGTGGTACCTGTATCTAAATATCTGTTCAacaaagcatttaaaaataattcagAAATGCTTGAATTTCACTTTTATTGTAAGTCATGTAGATCATACATTGGTACTCAAcaaaatattgaagaaaaaaatattacacagtgcctCCAGTGTAGTGATCCCTTGGAAATCAGTACCCTGAACAGCGGTAGTTTTTTCATCAATGTACCAATTGCACCTCAAATCCAGGCACTACTACAAAATCCTGAAATTTCAAACAACATTGCCTACAGATATGAAAGgtcaaaaaatgaacacattatctCTGACATATATGATGGTTACATGTATGCACAACTTTCAAAAGCTGGTGAACTTCTGTCAGATCCAAACAATTTCTCATTTAATTTCAATTCTGATGGCTCACCCCTGTACAAATCCTCCAAATTTTCAATATGGCCTATACAACTCCACTTGAACGAGCTGCCTCCCAAAATTCGGTTCCAGAATGTGATGTTGGCAGGGCTTTGGTTTGGTGCACGGGAACCAGTTAtgcacatttttcttaaaccaTTTGTTAATCAGGCCAAAGATCTTGTGTACAAAGGTGTAACATGGAGAAAAAACAGAGAATGCATAACTAGTAAAATTGTGGGGCTATGTTGTTGTGTAGATTCAAAAGCCAGACCAGCCATACAGAACACCACACAATTGAATGGATACTTTGGTTGTGGATTTTGTCTGCATCCTGGTACCCTAGTAGACCGCCAGGTGAAGTATACAATAACAACAACTGAATATGCAGACAGAGATGCTGAAGGAATGTTGTCTGATATGGAGCTTGCATTAGCTAACAACAGTAGTGTAAGAGGAGTAAAGGGTCCCTCTCCTCTTATAAACATGCCATACTTTGATATAGTTTGGGGCTTTGTTCCAGACTACATGCATGCAGTCTTACTTGGTGTCATTAGACAGCTCACAGAGCTTCTTTTGAATAATAGTGACCAACCATACTACATTGGAAGCCCCAACATTATGAGAGTCATAGAAAACAGATTAAGGAACATAAAACCACCACATCTCATTACACGACTACCCAGGCCCCTAACAGATCTGAAGTTTTGGAAAGCCTCAGAATGGCGAGCATGGCTTCTGTTCTACAGCCTCCCTGTCTTAAACGGACTGCTCCAAACATGCTACATAAAGCACCTTAGCCTTttggtgtctgctgtatttcTTCTTCTTAAAGAGCAGGTCTCCTTTCAAGATGTCAACCTAGCAGATGAGATGCTTTTAGAATTTGTGGTACGATTTCAGTTGCTCTATGGGGAAGCATCAATGACATTTAATGTGCATCTCCTTACACATCTTGCTAAGTCTGTAAAATTGTGGGGTCCATTGTGGGCACACTCGGCATTTGTATTTGAAAATGCAAATGGTGAGCTGTTAAAACTAGTCCACGGAACCAAATGTGTAGCTCTACAGATTGTTAACAGATTTCTATCACACAGTGCTATACCACACTTTACAGCAAACTATACCATCAGTGAGCATGTTCAGAAGTTCTGTTTAGAACTGACAGAACACCCCAAAGTGAAAAAATTCTCAACATGGCAAGACACAACTGTTCTGGATGGTGGCAGGGTGCAGGATGTAACTGATGCAATAAGAGTTGCATTTCTTTCTGCCGAGAGGCATGTACCCGATGAAGTTGTTGTACACAGAAGAATGGTGCATAAGGGTCTACTGTATACTAGCAGTAGCTACAGCCTAAGTAAAAGAAGGAAAGATTGCTATGGTAAATTAAATGATGGATGTAATGGAGAAATCCTCCACATTATTTCATTTACCTCTAATGGCAACAGAGAAATCGCTTTGATTTTCAGAAAGATTCATTCACAGCCATCTTTCCCACTTTCACAGGGCATAGCTTTTGTTCCACATATCAAACAAGCAGGAAATGATTTTGCACCAGTATGTCTGATTTCAGTGGACAGCTTAGAGCAGAAATGCTTGATTTTGCACACCACTGATCATACTTTCATATGTGAGTTCCCAAATGTGTATGAAAGGGACTAG